The Nitrospira sp. CR1.1 nucleotide sequence CCCCGATTGAACCGGAGGCAGGGGTCCGGCGTCACGCGGCACGGGAGGAAAGACCACGGGGGAACCTGACTGATTCGCGCCCTGAATGAGACCGACCGACAATTGGGGACCAAGCGTCATCACGGCGCCACTCCACGCCTGACCGGTGGTGGGATTCCGGAACCTGTACGACTCGAAGTTATTTCCAAAGTTATAGATAAGCCCCTGTGTTCCCTGGTTATCGATGTACAGATTACCGGGACCTACGAGGCCAAACAGCGGCGCCACGCCTCCATTGAATCCCCGCACACCTGAGACGGACTGCGCCAACAAAGACGACACCCACAGCAGCCCGACCGTCACCGCAATCAGCCCCATACAAGTCGAGAGCCTTATCGCCCGGCCCATGCGCGTCAACATGGACACCGATCTCCGTTTGTGATACCACGCCTCCATCATGATGAATTCAGTATGGCTCAACCCGGACCTCGCAGCAAGGAGTTTGTTATGACACCTTCAATCCTCCGGGGATGCCTGTCCATCGGAAGCGCGACCGTGCTCTTTCTCTGGACGGCGTCCTCTTCCTTCGGCCTGGAAGTGACCAAACCCGTTCCAACCGAACGACGCGAAGCCATGTCGCTGGCCGATGCGGTTCTGAGAGCCTTGCAGAACAACCTCGACATTCATATCGGTCGGCAAACCAAAGAGAGCCGCCTCGCGGACATTATTATTGAGCAAGCGAAATTCGACCCGACGATCAGCTTGAACGGCCAATACAACAGGCAGGTCGCGCCGCTGAATCGACCGATCCTTGGATTCACCGGCGCAAACCTGCAGGACATCACCAAATTCGACCAGAACACCTCCACCGTGACCGCCGACATCACCCAGAATCTCCCGACCGGCGCCAACTATGACCTGAACTACAGCCCGCAACGCAGCTACGTCAGCGGCCCCAACACCTTTCTCTTCAACCCGGCCTGGACAGGGGGACTCGCGCTGACGGTCACGCAACCGTTGTTGAGAAACTTCGGCACGGATGTCAACCGGACGTTCATTTCGATCGCGCAAAACAACGCCACCGTCGAACAACATGTGTTTCTCGATCGTGTCTTGACCGTGATCGCCACCGTCGAGCAGACATTCTGGGAAATGGTCTTTGCGAATGAAAATCTGAAAGTCGCCCAGGCGGCACTCAAGGCAGCGGAAGAACTCCTGGCCAGTAACCGCGCCAAGGCCAAGGCCGGCGTCATGTCGATCGTCGACGTCCTGCAGGCGGAAGCGGCGGTCGCCTCTCGCGTCGAACAGATCCTCGTGGCTGAAAAATCCATTCGGGATCAGGAAGACCAACTGCGCCGGCTCTTGAATCCTGCTGAGGAAGAACTTCGGCAGGACTTGCGCCTGATGCCGACTGATCCCCCGACCACCTCGCTGGAAGCCATCAGCCTTCAGGAAGCCATTGATATCGCCATGGAACGCCGCCCGGAAGTCTTACAAGCCGGCAAGAACGTGGAGAGTAGCGACCTCAATGTGAAGTTCGCCAAGAATCAATTGCTCCCGACCCTGTCGGTGCAAGGGACCATGGGACTCTCCGGCCTGGGAGCCGACTACGGGGACGCCACGAGACGGAATTTCGGCGGAGACTTTTACAATTATGGCGCCGGATTGGTCCTGAGTTATCCAATCGGCAACCGCTCGGCCTATAGCACCTACAATAAACGACAATTGGAGTCCCGGAACGCGCAGGCGTCGCTGCAAAGCGTTCGCCAACAAGTGATCGTCGGTGTCCGCGAAGCCGTCCGCCGCGTGCACACCGATTTCAAACGAATCGAAACCACTCGGTCGGCCCGTATCATGGCCGAAAAGCAGTTGCAGGCCGAACAAGAGCGGTTGAAGGTCGGCCTCAGCACCACACGCTTTGTGCTCGACTTCCAGCGCGACCTGGCCACGGCGCAAGGCAATGAACTCCGCGCCACGGTGGACTACAACAAATCGTTGTCGAACCTGGCCAGGAATAAGGCCACCACGCTCGAACGGTATAGCTTGCGGCTCGAATAACGGCCCATGATCAGGCCTGAGGATGCGTCGGCTGCTCATGCGACTCAGAGCCACGAACGGGGGGCAGCGCTTGCGCTGCTCCCTCTCGCCGCCACACTCCTGTATTACGCCTCTCCGCTCGACCTTCGGCAGCTGCGCCTCTATCAATTCCTTCCCCAGCTCTGCGCCTATGCCGCCCTGGTAACATGGAGCCGCATCAATGACGCACCAGGCCGAAAGCTCGGCCTGACAAGCACCCTCATTTCGCAGGGGCTTCGCTGGGGCACAACGACCGGGCTGGCACTCGGCACGGTCAATCTCCTGGTGATTCTCTATCTGGTTCCTCTGCTTGGAGGAGACTATCGGTTTCTCGCCGAGACTCCCCATGCCAAAATTCCGCTGCTGCTCATGGTGCCATGGTTCATTCTGTTCATTGCCACCATCGTCGAGCTAAACTTTCGCGGCTTTCTGGTAGGCCGGTTGCTGGCGCTGGGACTTCCCGCTGCCATCGCCGTGCCATTGAGCGCTCTGCTGTTTGCCTTCGATCCGTTCCTGGTGGCAACCTTTCAACAGCTCCACTGGATTGCCGTCTGGGATGGCCTGGTCTGGGGCAGCTTGTGGGTCGCCTCCAGAAACTTGTCTGTCACCATCGTAGCCCATGCCGTCGAAGTCATCCTGCTGTATGGTGTCATGCGAGTGGTGCTGGGGTAGCCTCGAAACGGTGCAGCATGAATCCCTCCTTCTCCAGCTTTCTCGTCAATGATGCGTTCGGCGACCCCGGTCTGTTTGTCGAAGTGCGGTGGTCGAAACGCGCCCTCTTGTTCGACCTCGGTCACAACGATGCCCTTGGGCCGACGCGCCTGTTGCGCGCGAGCGATATCTTTATCTCCCACACCCACATGGACCACTTCATCGGGTTTGACGCTCTGCTGCGCGTCGCCCTCGGCCGCGGCAAAACGTTGCGACTCCACGGGCCACCGGGCCTGACCTCAAATGTTCAAGGAAAACTTCAGGGCTATACCTGGAACCTCGTGGACGGTTACCCGCTCACGATCTCCGTGCAAGAGTTTCATGCTGATGGGATCAGAACAGCGACCTTTCAAGCCACGAATGGTTTTCAACGTCAGGACGGACCGAATGTAACATTGGCCGACGGCCTCACCGATGGGTCCCTCACGGTGCTCCAAGATCCCATGTTCACCGTGCACGCGTCGGCACTCAACCACCGCATCCCTTCATTCGCCTATGCCTTGCAGGAGCAGTTCCATGTCAACTTCAACAAAGAACGATTGCACGCAGCGGGGCTTCCGGTGGGTTACTGGCTGAAAGAAGTGAAACAGTATCTGTGGCAAGGCCAGCCCGACGACTTTCGGTTTGTCGCCACGCTCTACCATGAACATCATCGGGAAGAACGCGAGTTTGTCCTGGGTGAGATCCGCGACCGCTTCATCACTCTCACGCGCGGCCAGAAAATCGCCTATGTTGTGGATGCTCGCTACGATCCGGAGAACGAAAACAAGATTGTGGATCTTGCGCGAGGCGCCGACATCTTTTACTGTGAGGCCCCCTATCTGGACCGGGATGCGGACAAGGCGCGGGACCGGTATCACCTCACGGCCAGGCAGGCCGGCGTGATGGCAAGAAAGGCTGCCGTGCGCGAATTAGTCGTGTTTCACTTTTCGCCGCGGTATACGGGGCTGGGGCACGAGATCGAAGCGGAGGCGCGAAAAGCCTTCCGCGGAGAGTGAAGGAGGCGGCGGATGGGTGAGTGGGCGAAGTACGCACTCTACTTCCTGTTGGGCGGCACCATCGTCAGCATCTCCACATACCTCGGTTCGCAGGGGCGGTCGTTTCTCGCCGCCTTCGCGAGCACCTTCCCCGCAATGACCGGCGCGACGTTTATCCTCATCTATCTCAACGGCGGCAGTGAACACCTCGTCACCTATGCCAAAAACCTGCTCTGGTTCGTACCCCCCTGGCTGGTGTATGTCGGGTGCATGATCTACGGCGTCGAACGGATCGGGTTTTGGCTCTCAATGGCCGGCTCACTTGCCCTCTACATGGTTTGCGTCGCGCTGGTGAAATTCCTGGCGCGATAGAGCCAACAAGCTTGCAGGAGAAGTCACAATTCTGTACACTCCCTACCGATCAGGTATGCCAATGACAAAAACCATGTCGCTCAAACAAGCCCGCTCCCGCTTCTCCTCTTTGGTGGACAAGGCCGATCGCTTGTCAGAGCGAGTCATCGTCACAAAAAATGGGGCGCCTAAGGCGGTCGTCATGGGCGCGGAAGAATTTGAAAGCTGGGTTGAGACGTTGGAACTGCTCTCACATCCAAAAGCGGTGAAGTCTCTTGAGCAAGGACTGAAGGAAGCGAAGGCAGGGAAACTCCGGTCGTTCAAGGACGTGTTCGGCGAAAAGCAGTGAGACAAGCGCGACTGACCCCACAAGCCATCAAGGACCTGACATCCTTCGACGCCGGAACCCGCGACAAAATCAAAGACGCCATCCGTCACCTGGCCGAGCATCCTCTGGACGGCAACCCGCTGAAGGGGAAATTTCAAAAAGACAAGATTCTGTCTTACCGAGTCTAGCCCTATCGAATCCTCTACCGAAAGACCGGCGCCGAGTGGTTGGATATTCTGTCGATTGAACACCGCAAGGACGTCTATCGGTAGGCAAGTTCCTGCGCATAATCCTTCCCTACACGAAACGACTCTTTCGACATTTCATCCCAGCTCCCGTATACTTCGACTGCCAATCGCAGGGCACGCACAATGAACCTTCAAGCTCTCCCACAATTTCTGTCCGAGCAGATCCCCGATCTGCTGGCTACCTACCAATTCGGCTCACAGGCCCAGGGCACCGCGCGGCCGGACAGTGACATCGATCTCGCTGTGCTGACGCGCAATCCGATCTCCGGTGAGTTGTTCTTTCAATTGGCACAGGAGCTTGCCGTACGTCTTGGCCGCGATGTGGACCTATTGGACCTGAGGAGTACGACGACGGTCATGCGCGCGCAAATTATTAGTACCGGTCGATGCCTCGAAAGTTGTGACGACCAGGCCCGAGCCGAATTCGAAATGTATGCGTACTCCGACTATGCGAGGCTCAACGAAGAACGACGGGATCTACTGAAAGACATCAAAGAGCGCGGGCTGATCTATGGCTGACGACGTAGTGCTGAACAAGGCGGCAAGTATCGAACGATGCCTCGCCCGCATCAGCGAAGAGTATGCCGGCAAACGTGAACATCTCTATGAGAATCAAACGAAGCAAGATGCCATCGTTCTCAATCTTCAACGCGCATGCGAAACCGCGATCGATCTCGCCATGTATGTCATCAGCCAACGCAGGTTCGGCTTGCCACAGGAAAGCCGAGATGCCATTCCTGTCCTGCAGGCTGCCGACATACTTTCATCAAAGCTCGCGAAACGCATGCGGCGAATGGTCGGCTTCCGCAACGTGGCCGTATATGATTACACCCGCCTCAATCTCGATATTATCCAGACAATCATTACGAAACACCTCGGCGACTTCCGACAATTCTCGGCTGCGATCGTGAAGGCCTGTGGATAGGCTGGGCGGGGCTGCACCAGCTCTACCAAAAACTACATTCCAACCAACTCACCTTTAGACCTCCCGCTTCCGAAAATCGCTGACGGACTGCCCAGCAGGCACGGACTTGCCTCGATGCGGCGGATTCTTGAATAATCGATCCACGCAATCAAGACAGCATAGACTGGCCGTGCTTGGGATTGTGTCGCCACAGGCAGGATGACCGACATCATGACAGAAGACCATATCAGCCGAGCATATGTAGATACGACCCGATGATCCGAATACTCACACTGCTTGTACTCCTCGGCTCGGTCAGTGGATGCTCTTTTCTTTTACAGCCGATGCGGACTCCGATCGGACATTCCTCGGATGAAAACGGTCGGCGATGCTCGACCTACCAGGCGAAGTCGGAGAGGGTGTACGAAACGATCTGCGATGACGGCGGCCCAACTCAAGGGTCGGCATACGGCCGGTAAGGTGCCAAGAGGCCATGGCTCAAAACATCAAGTGATCGTTAATGGTTAATCCAAAGTGCTCCTGGAGTAGCGTTTTGCACTGCTCTTCACTTTTCACATGAAGTTCCTGCGTACCTTCATGCCCGCGCACCTTCAGCACATTGTCGATGAGTGACGCCCTCCCCTCGGGAGTCGGCATCGTGCAGATACGCTGCTGAGTAAAGAGGGAGTCCGGTGAGTGCGAGTGGTAGTAGCTCGCGAACAGATAGTCCACCGGCAGGCAGGATTCGAGTCCGAAGGAATAGATGTCCATCCAGAGACGATCACGCTCGCCTTGCAGCAGATACTCACCTCGTTCGCCGACAACGAGCCTGAAGCACTCTTGCCCCTGCCGCCCTTCTTCTCCAATCGCCAGCCTCAAAGGTTCAAGTAATCCATGACCTCCGAACCCAACATCCACGATCCATGCGTTCGCGCCCGTCTTGACCATCAACAGCTGATGACTTCTCGGCCTCTCCCCTTCCGCACCATACAACACCCGGGCGGCCAGCCTGGTCACCGCAAACCCCACATCTTCCAAAAGCAGCGCAAATAGTCCGTTCAACTCGAAACAATATCCGCCCCGACGTTGAAGCACAACCTTGCGAAAGAGGTCCGACGGATCCAGCGAGATCGGCCGCCCAAGATGGATATCCAGATTTTCGAACGGCACGGTCATCACATGGGCTCGATGCAAGCCCCGTAAGGTCTCCACTGAAGACGTCAACGGCCCTTGATACCCGATGCGCGCAAGATAGGCAGAACGATCAAGCATGCTCCCTCCCCGGTGAGGCGGCCATTATACGGAAACGAGCTTGAGGATCACAGGCGGCGTCACCCACGACGAATGCGCTCATTGCGGTCACCCCACACAGTTGCTACGATGGCCGGTCATCCTTCACGAGGAGCACTCCGCCGTGGCACCCCGTACGCCCCCGACGCGACCAGCCGACGAACTGATCATCGAAGGAGCGCGGCAGAACAATCTTAAAAACATTTCGCTACGCATCCCGCACAACAGGGTCACGGCCATCACGGGGCTGTCGGGATCGGGCAAATCCTCCCTGGCCTTCGACACGTTGTTCGCGGAGGGACAATGGCGTTACGTCGAATCCCTTTCGACCTACGCGCGCATGTTTCTCGATAAGGTGAATCGTCCCGACGTCGACCGCCTGCTCAACATTCGTCCTGCGATCGCCATCGAACAAAAAAATCCGATTCGCACGGCCCGCTCGACCGTCGGGACGGCCACCGAGGTCGCCGATCTCTTGCGGTTGCTCTTCGCCAAAATCGGCAAACCGGTCTGCCCGGACTGTAACCAGGAAGCTCGAGGATACCATCCCGGCTCATTGGCGGAAGAACTGCTCGCGCAATTTCCCGACGCCCGGGCGATGATCTTATTCCCCGTGAAAGATCTGGG carries:
- a CDS encoding ribonuclease Z, which produces MVHSVHCHHRRAKLSRLSGRPVAGAGTSRCHRRAIERSAVCLRSVPGGNLSTAPLDCRLGWPGLGQLVGRLQKLVCHHRSPCRRSHPAVWCHASGAGVASKRCSMNPSFSSFLVNDAFGDPGLFVEVRWSKRALLFDLGHNDALGPTRLLRASDIFISHTHMDHFIGFDALLRVALGRGKTLRLHGPPGLTSNVQGKLQGYTWNLVDGYPLTISVQEFHADGIRTATFQATNGFQRQDGPNVTLADGLTDGSLTVLQDPMFTVHASALNHRIPSFAYALQEQFHVNFNKERLHAAGLPVGYWLKEVKQYLWQGQPDDFRFVATLYHEHHREEREFVLGEIRDRFITLTRGQKIAYVVDARYDPENENKIVDLARGADIFYCEAPYLDRDADKARDRYHLTARQAGVMARKAAVRELVVFHFSPRYTGLGHEIEAEARKAFRGE
- a CDS encoding DUF3147 domain-containing protein → MGEWAKYALYFLLGGTIVSISTYLGSQGRSFLAAFASTFPAMTGATFILIYLNGGSEHLVTYAKNLLWFVPPWLVYVGCMIYGVERIGFWLSMAGSLALYMVCVALVKFLAR
- a CDS encoding type II toxin-antitoxin system prevent-host-death family antitoxin, whose amino-acid sequence is MPMTKTMSLKQARSRFSSLVDKADRLSERVIVTKNGAPKAVVMGAEEFESWVETLELLSHPKAVKSLEQGLKEAKAGKLRSFKDVFGEKQ
- a CDS encoding nucleotidyltransferase domain-containing protein, translating into MNLQALPQFLSEQIPDLLATYQFGSQAQGTARPDSDIDLAVLTRNPISGELFFQLAQELAVRLGRDVDLLDLRSTTTVMRAQIISTGRCLESCDDQARAEFEMYAYSDYARLNEERRDLLKDIKERGLIYG
- a CDS encoding DUF86 domain-containing protein; this encodes MADDVVLNKAASIERCLARISEEYAGKREHLYENQTKQDAIVLNLQRACETAIDLAMYVISQRRFGLPQESRDAIPVLQAADILSSKLAKRMRRMVGFRNVAVYDYTRLNLDIIQTIITKHLGDFRQFSAAIVKACG
- a CDS encoding arylamine N-acetyltransferase, yielding MLDRSAYLARIGYQGPLTSSVETLRGLHRAHVMTVPFENLDIHLGRPISLDPSDLFRKVVLQRRGGYCFELNGLFALLLEDVGFAVTRLAARVLYGAEGERPRSHQLLMVKTGANAWIVDVGFGGHGLLEPLRLAIGEEGRQGQECFRLVVGERGEYLLQGERDRLWMDIYSFGLESCLPVDYLFASYYHSHSPDSLFTQQRICTMPTPEGRASLIDNVLKVRGHEGTQELHVKSEEQCKTLLQEHFGLTINDHLMF